A genomic stretch from Deltaproteobacteria bacterium includes:
- a CDS encoding branched-chain amino acid ABC transporter permease produces MDLDILLQILVSGLLMGLIFALIAVGLTLIWGVMDILNFAHGEFLMLAMFFSFWMFSLWAIDPLWSLPVTVALLFAIGVGTYYFIIKKVLNAPGLTALLATFGLSILIKNLAQFFWTPDFRQVQGAILGDKTLSIFNLNVSLPELIAACGSALITYAVYYLIFRTKTGRAIRAAALDRDTALLMGINIDRIYALTFGLGGACVGVAGALLMNFYYVFPSVGGLFTILAFVTVALGGFGNITGAFYAGILIGVVETAGGVFISPVFKYTIVFAMYLVIISIRPKGLFGW; encoded by the coding sequence ATGGATCTTGATATCCTGCTGCAGATACTGGTTAGCGGCCTGCTCATGGGTTTGATCTTTGCCCTGATCGCCGTCGGGTTGACGTTGATTTGGGGCGTGATGGACATCCTTAATTTCGCCCATGGCGAGTTCCTCATGCTGGCCATGTTTTTCTCCTTCTGGATGTTCTCTCTTTGGGCCATTGATCCCCTCTGGTCCCTGCCGGTTACGGTTGCTCTCCTCTTTGCCATCGGGGTAGGCACGTACTACTTCATCATCAAAAAGGTTCTCAATGCTCCCGGATTGACGGCCCTCCTGGCGACTTTCGGCCTTTCCATCCTTATTAAAAACCTGGCTCAATTCTTCTGGACCCCGGATTTCCGGCAGGTCCAGGGGGCCATTTTAGGCGATAAGACCTTGAGCATCTTCAACCTCAACGTAAGCCTACCGGAGCTGATTGCGGCTTGTGGGAGCGCCCTCATCACCTATGCTGTTTATTATTTGATCTTCCGGACGAAAACCGGCCGGGCCATTCGAGCGGCGGCCTTAGACCGGGACACGGCCCTGCTGATGGGTATTAATATCGACCGGATCTACGCGCTGACCTTCGGCTTGGGGGGCGCCTGCGTAGGGGTCGCCGGGGCCCTGCTGATGAACTTTTATTATGTCTTTCCGAGCGTCGGGGGTCTCTTTACAATTCTGGCCTTCGTCACCGTGGCTCTGGGGGGGTTTGGAAATATTACCGGAGCCTTCTATGCCGGGATCCTCATCGGAGTGGTAGAAACCGCCGGCGGGGTTTTCATCTCCCCGGTTTTCAAATACACCATCGTCTTCGCGATGTATTTAGTGATCATCTCTATCCGGCCCAAAGGCCTTTTCGGGTGGTAG